From the Salarias fasciatus chromosome 16, fSalaFa1.1, whole genome shotgun sequence genome, one window contains:
- the marco gene encoding macrophage receptor MARCO, with protein sequence MDEVSYTQSNPLFDMSLSRNEVYSFQPDDLKPARRRRPWCLYFIVIYLILQTALNAFLIYKVFTLESSVAGPRTAKLSSNDITPIDNSLETLIHNNTEETRSLKGHLWSLESQVKSLCGEEGQLDRLRSDLNLLNTSNHNLEGQLTSIRLKPGPSGQPGPPGARGPKGDSGLKGDMGSKGEPGPTGATGPKGVPGDQGPGAKGEAGEPGPAGRNGEKGDRGLPGVSGVPGPQGATGAKGDQGNVGPQGPAGPAGSAGEKGAQGPAGPPGPKGAKGDQGAVERVRLVPGRSRGRVEVLHNNRWGTICDDSFGNLDGAVICKMLGFSSVVTTFTATPGSGDIWLDDLHCTGTETDIFDCPHSAVGTHNCAHTEDVGVQCV encoded by the exons ATGGATGAGGTCTCGTACACCCAGAGTAACCCGCTGTTTGACATGTCGCTGAGCAGGAACGAGGTCTACAGCTTCCAGCCTGATG atctGAAGCCAGCGAGACGCAGGAGACCATGGTGTTTATACTTCATCGTCATATACCTCATCTTGCAGACGGCCCTTAATGCCTTCCTTATTTATAAAG tcttcACTTTGGAGTCTTCAGTAGCTGGCCCCAGAACAGCCAAGCTGTCGTCCAACGACATTACTCCGATTGATAACAGCCTGGAAACTCTCATCCACAACAACACTGAAGAAACCAGGAGCCTGAAGGGTCACCTGTGGAGTCTGGAGAGCCAG GTGAAGAGTCTCTGTGGAGAGGAAGGtcagctggacagactgagaTCCGACCTCAACCTGCTCAACACCAGCAACCACAACCTGGAGGGGCAGCTGACGAGCATCCGACTCAAGCCTG gacCATCCGGACAGCCGGGACCTCCGGGCGCGAGAGGGCCCAAAG GTGACAGTGGCCTGAAAGGTGACATGGGATCAAAAGGAGAGCCGGGACCTACTGGTGCAACTG GTCCCAAGGGTGTCCCAGGTGATCAGGGTCCAGGTGCGAAGGGAGAAGCGGGTGAACCTGGCCCCGCAG GTCGTAATGGAGAGAAAGGAGACCGCGGCTTACCGGGCGTGTCAG GAGTACCTGGTCCTCAGGGGGCCACGGGGGCGAAGGGAGACCAGGGGAATGTTGGTCCTCAGGGACCTGCAG GCCCAGCAGGATCAGCCGGTGAGAAAGGAGCTCAAG gccctgCAGGACCTCCGGGTCCAAAGGGAGCGAAGGGGGATCAAGGGGCTGTGG AGCGCGTTCGCCTGGTGCCGGGCCGATCCAGAGGACGGGTGGAGGTATTACACAACAACCGCTGGGGAACTATTTGTGACGACAGCTTCGGGAATTTGGACGGAGCCGTCATCTGTAAGATGTTGGGCTTTAGCTCCGTCGTCACCACGTTCACTGCCACCCCGG gttctgGTGACATCTGGCTGGACGACCTGCACTGCACAGGAACAGAGACTGACATCTTTGACTGTCCGCACAGCGCAGTGGGTACGCACAACTGCGCTCATACTGAGGATGTTGGAGTACAATGTGTGTAG